Proteins encoded in a region of the Manduca sexta isolate Smith_Timp_Sample1 chromosome 9, JHU_Msex_v1.0, whole genome shotgun sequence genome:
- the LOC115453138 gene encoding cyclin-dependent kinase 1 isoform X2 — MDDFLKIEKIGEGTYGVVYKGKNKTTGQFVAMKKIRLESEDEGIPSTAIREISLLKELNHPNIVKLEDVLMEESRLYLIFEFLSMDLKKYMDSLGSGKFMDPAVVKSYLYQINNAILYCHQRRILHRDLKPQNLLIDKTGIIKVADFGLGRAFGVPVRVYTHEVVTLWYRAPEVLLGSQRYSCPIDIWSVGCIFSEMSSKKPLFQGDSEIDQLFRIFRMLRTPTEEIWPGVSLLPDYKPTFPNWNTFNLHNHVQNLDEVGMDLLQKMLVYDPVKRISAKDARRHRYFRDVKLPPGLTKHSAYIRFAPDHSSDTDCSAQSV; from the exons ATGgatgattttcttaaaattgaGAAAATTGGTGAAGGTACTTACGGTGTGGTGTATAAaggcaaaaacaaaacaacaggGCAGTTTGTGGCTATGAAGAAAATTCGCTTGGAATCCGAAGACGAAGGCATACCATCCACAGCCATCAG AGAGATCTCGTTGCTAAAAGAACTTAACCACCCAAACATAGTCAAATTAGAAGATGTACTCATGGAAGAATCTCGCCTTTACCTCATATTTGAATTTCTCTCTATGGACCTGAAGAAATACATGGACTCACTTGGATCTGGCAag TTCATGGACCCAGCAGTTGTGAAGAGCTACCTTTACCAGATCAACAACGCCATCTTGTACTGCCACCAGCGGCGTATACTACACAGGGACCTCAAGCCTCAAAACTTGCTCATTGATAAGACTGGAATTATAAAA GTAGCAGACTTTGGCTTAGGCCGCGCCTTCGGTGTGCCAGTAAGAGTATACACTCACGAAGTGGTGACACTATGGTACAGAGCTCCAGAAGTATTACTCGGTAGCCAAag ATACTCTTGCCCCATAGATATATGGTCAGTGGGATGCATATTCTCAGAGATGTCTTCAAAGAAACCACTCTTCCAGGGAGACTCGGAGATTGATCAGCTGTTCCGCATTTTCAG AATGCTGCGAACACCAACAGAGGAGATATGGCCGGGCGTGTCGCTGTTACCCGACTACAAGCCGACGTTCCCCAACTGGAACACTTTCAACTTGCACAACCAT GTACAAAACCTAGACGAGGTCGGCATGGATCTCCTGCAGAAGATGCTGGTATACGACCCCGTGAAGCGCATCTCGGCGAAGGACGCGCGGCGGCATCGGTACTTCCGCGACGTGAAACTGCCACCCGGCCTCACCAAGCACTCCGCCTACATCCGGTTCGCGCCCGACCACTCCTCCGACACCGACTGCAGCGCGCAGAGCGTGTAA
- the LOC115453138 gene encoding cyclin-dependent kinase 1 isoform X1 gives MDDFLKIEKIGEGTYGVVYKGKNKTTGQFVAMKKIRLESEDEGIPSTAIREISLLKELNHPNIVKLEDVLMEESRLYLIFEFLSMDLKKYMDSLGSGKFMDPAVVKSYLYQINNAILYCHQRRILHRDLKPQNLLIDKTGIIKVADFGLGRAFGVPVRVYTHEVVTLWYRAPEVLLGSQRYSCPIDIWSVGCIFSEMSSKKPLFQGDSEIDQLFRIFRMLRTPTEEIWPGVSLLPDYKPTFPNWNTFNLHNHVSSTKVQNLDEVGMDLLQKMLVYDPVKRISAKDARRHRYFRDVKLPPGLTKHSAYIRFAPDHSSDTDCSAQSV, from the exons ATGgatgattttcttaaaattgaGAAAATTGGTGAAGGTACTTACGGTGTGGTGTATAAaggcaaaaacaaaacaacaggGCAGTTTGTGGCTATGAAGAAAATTCGCTTGGAATCCGAAGACGAAGGCATACCATCCACAGCCATCAG AGAGATCTCGTTGCTAAAAGAACTTAACCACCCAAACATAGTCAAATTAGAAGATGTACTCATGGAAGAATCTCGCCTTTACCTCATATTTGAATTTCTCTCTATGGACCTGAAGAAATACATGGACTCACTTGGATCTGGCAag TTCATGGACCCAGCAGTTGTGAAGAGCTACCTTTACCAGATCAACAACGCCATCTTGTACTGCCACCAGCGGCGTATACTACACAGGGACCTCAAGCCTCAAAACTTGCTCATTGATAAGACTGGAATTATAAAA GTAGCAGACTTTGGCTTAGGCCGCGCCTTCGGTGTGCCAGTAAGAGTATACACTCACGAAGTGGTGACACTATGGTACAGAGCTCCAGAAGTATTACTCGGTAGCCAAag ATACTCTTGCCCCATAGATATATGGTCAGTGGGATGCATATTCTCAGAGATGTCTTCAAAGAAACCACTCTTCCAGGGAGACTCGGAGATTGATCAGCTGTTCCGCATTTTCAG AATGCTGCGAACACCAACAGAGGAGATATGGCCGGGCGTGTCGCTGTTACCCGACTACAAGCCGACGTTCCCCAACTGGAACACTTTCAACTTGCACAACCATGTAAGTTCCACTAAA GTACAAAACCTAGACGAGGTCGGCATGGATCTCCTGCAGAAGATGCTGGTATACGACCCCGTGAAGCGCATCTCGGCGAAGGACGCGCGGCGGCATCGGTACTTCCGCGACGTGAAACTGCCACCCGGCCTCACCAAGCACTCCGCCTACATCCGGTTCGCGCCCGACCACTCCTCCGACACCGACTGCAGCGCGCAGAGCGTGTAA